A stretch of DNA from Glycine max cultivar Williams 82 chromosome 18, Glycine_max_v4.0, whole genome shotgun sequence:
TACGCTCCAGACATGATCCGATCTAGGGTTCCTTGAGACCGCGAGAACGAGATTCTTTTAGCACGCTGAGTTTGTGAAGTAGAGTAAAGAAAGCACTGCGAAATGGGCCTAAATGTGAAGACCTTAAAGCCCCTTTCTAACGGCCCACGTTATCTTACTTAGTCAGTTTGTTGAGTCGTTCCTTCACACAAGTCAAGCTTCGTGTAGGTTCTAATATCTTGTAACCAAGATTTACACAATAAATCCACCATTGTAATTAATgatgatgccatctatattaaaaaaaatataaataattttataatctaTAAACTTATACATTTAACATTTAAACATCAATAAAATTCAACATACTTTACAAGTTGTAACATTGGGTGTTACATATCCtcgaataacttttttttacaaatagaagattgtattaaataaaaaataaatgtatttaatgttttaaaaagaaaaagagtttaattttgatatactattaatataaaaaaattcaaccaattaaaaattactctaactttaaaagtgattattataaaagtgtcaatttttaattttatgataattcaaaattaaatatcattgtAAAAATCTTTATACCATCCATGATTaagtactatttttttaaaaaaaatcttcataatagaaaataataatgtgattttataggaaaaattaaaattgtacaaaaatggaaaaatgtTATCAATATATCATTGTCGTAATctttaataactttattttatttatagatttctTAATTGTACTCAGAATAATACATAATAAAACCGTAAttgtaaagcaaaaaaaatgttgatatcCACCTTCAAAACGGATTTAAAACTAGCAaggttttattagaaaaaagtatttattatattttgaatgcaataaaaaaaattattaatattttctccATTAGTATCGTAAGGCGCTAGCTAACTTAGAACAGTAAAGCTAGAACAGTCTGATCCTAGTTTCCTTCTAGTGATTTCTTAACATAGTGTAGTAAAAATAGAActtcaaagaaaagaacaaggACATTTTCATTTCCTAATCAAACAACTCCATATCAAAAGCACCAAGAAAGGTAACTATAGTCTTCCGGAACACTGGAACAGACAGAAAATTAagcattattttgaataaacttttgtcaataaaaaaacatccaTGCTGCTTCTAAGCTCTATAATAGTACCTTATTGCATATATCATGaatatttatgatgatattttCACTCAACTTCTGGAAATAGTAATTTCACCAACCACATGCAATTGATTAATGAGAACTCAGAAATGTATGCAAATGagtaaaaatgaaaagtgaCATTCTTCGTATTTAACCTgcataagtaaattaaaataaaaggtgCTAACCATTTCAATTCATCAATATACATCTACAAAAAAATTACGGCAGGCCAAAATATGATCCTCCCCAATGGTTACCTATGTCAAAGTGCCAAAGACACCAAGAGGGTTGTTACAAGTAAAATCACCTGCAGGAAATTACACATCCTGTGAAATTCTGAGTGAGAGACGCGAATCTCAATGGGAAATCTGCAATGATCCATGGATGGATCAACAGTAGTGATCAAACCTAGACCTCCAAAGTCACAGCTTTCAGCTCTCTGATCATGCTGCTGATAGTAACTATTAAAAGCATATGATATGTTACTAGGCCAGCTGATGTTAAAGCAAGATCCACCAGGAGACAGAGCAGTACAATCAGCACTTGCACAAGCCTCTAAAGCACTGGCAGTTGCATTTGACAAGTCTTTATTGTTGTTCACAACACACCACTTAGAAGAGAGATACTCAACATTTTGAGCATTCACGAGgctctttgaaccttggccaAGATCCATATGGTACTTTGCTTGGCCGTCAAAAGTGAACAAACCCCAATGCCTTTCAAAGTTTCCAGAAGCAATGCTCCTTTGGTCCTCATCAAGAAGGCTCATAATGTATGTTTCAAGTGGTGGCTTGTGTGGCCTAAGTGGGGTCCCCAAGTTACTATGAAGGTGGTTTATAAGGCCTTTAATGAAGGTTTCTGCAAGGTATGAGCTTCCATTGACAGCACCATCTGTTGGCCAACCAATCTTCGCCACGACAATGTCCATATTAGGATATCCCGCTGTTGATAATACAGTAACCACTGTATCATAGCTTAAGTCAAAGCTGTTTTTGTATGTTTTATGGCTAAAATTATGAGGGCGTGCAGTTTCTTTGAAGAGGGAGAAATCCAGCGAAATGTTTTTGGTTTGAAGGTGGGTTACGAATGGGGAAATGGTCACAAAGAAAGGTGATCCATGCTTATCAAGAAATGTGAGGAGCTCAATCATGGTTTTGTTGATGTCAGGCCTCAAATGCACTCCCGAGGACAGGTTAAATCCTGACTCGAAACTGTCAAAGCTACATGGAACCACAACTTTCACTTTGCTGTCCAATTTTGCTTTCTTTAAAGCTGCTTGAATGTTCATAGCAGCTCCAATGAGGAAGGGATGAAATTGTTCATTGTAGATTTTAAGAAATGGCTCATCACCAACTGCAACATATCTGCAAAAGTTATGTTTAGAACTATATGTAGAGGGAACCATCCATAAGACTGATAAGAGATACAAAatccattttatttcaaatttgagtTCAATTGGAAAAAAAACTGGATTCAACAATGCAGCTCAGTGGCTCTAGCCATACTGCCAGATCATAGCTGCTAGATGAATTTCTTTAATATCTTGTTTCAAATCCTGTTAGCTGATAAAGTCCTAAGCAAGATAAGATGAGACAAGACTGTCATTCCATCTTCcccaaaaatgattttcctAATAAACATGGTTCCCTGGAACAAGAATGGGGCTTGTTTTCGAACCATTGCAGTGGTTCCATTATCAAGTAGTGAGCATTTTATTATGTGATTCTAGTCCACCTTCTTAAACATTCCCCTGATATTATTGGTAACAGAGGAAGGGAAGATATGCTTGTTCTACAACTACAGTGGAAGAACATAGATAATAGAATATGATCATGAATTGAATGACTCTTGGTCAACTTCTGTGGGGGAACTTATGAAAAAGTTGAGGTgcataaattagttttaacttATGCGAGaacttttcatattatttttgtttgtcttaCAAGTACTTGTTGAGGAGTTTATTAAAACTCGCTCatatttgtaaattattaaGGCATAAATGGAACTAGATATCTACAGCATCAGCATTTTCAGGGTACAGAACCAACATTTAGACAAGTTTGCAGACTAGCTTTTCATTCTCCTAGCATGCAATACTGAGAAAatagtaatgttttttttccaaaacCAACTCTTAAAGTTAAAAGAGCAAACTTAAAGCTTGTCCATCCGAGATCAAACAAGATGCATTTTATGTATGTCACTAACTGCAGTACTGTCTTCTgcacatacacacacaaaacAGTAGCTTGCAACATATCATAAATCATAAGTTCTTCACctgttattattttcttacaCGGACTAGCAAGCCGGTATTGCTATTGAGGCCAATACCCAACTCTACTAGAAGGGGCAATATATCTGGAAGTGAAGGGCAAATGTGCAGTGAACCAAGGAAGCTgattaataaagaaaagaaacacaGACTTAACAAAAAGAATCAAGTTCAACAAATTGGACATCATCCTGATTTCTTCTTGGTATATAGTCTCAATGGTCCAAGTACAGATTCTAGCATTCTGTAGTTAATTATCTTCGGTCCCTTTGAGCTATGGCAATCCTCATATGGTTATATGAAAACCGTGCCGCTTGACACCTATGGGATTGTTCTATAATATAAAAACCTATCGTATGCAGACACTAATGCTTGTTTTACTCTTCAGGATAACTCATCAAAGGGTGAATAACAAACACGGAATTGAAAACCCCCCTTTACAATGCCCATGATCatcagtaaattaaaaaaggtaaacaaaaaaTCCAAAGCAAAA
This window harbors:
- the LOC100809284 gene encoding glucan endo-1,3-beta-glucosidase 9; amino-acid sequence: MPTTTFSCFLFTFLIITSSIACVAGAVGVNWGTMASHPLPPHKVVKLLKSNSITKVKLFDANSDVLQALSGSNIDVSVGVPNTMLRSLNSSKKAADSWVHDNVTRYMPNVGSVTRIEYVAVGDEPFLKIYNEQFHPFLIGAAMNIQAALKKAKLDSKVKVVVPCSFDSFESGFNLSSGVHLRPDINKTMIELLTFLDKHGSPFFVTISPFVTHLQTKNISLDFSLFKETARPHNFSHKTYKNSFDLSYDTVVTVLSTAGYPNMDIVVAKIGWPTDGAVNGSSYLAETFIKGLINHLHSNLGTPLRPHKPPLETYIMSLLDEDQRSIASGNFERHWGLFTFDGQAKYHMDLGQGSKSLVNAQNVEYLSSKWCVVNNNKDLSNATASALEACASADCTALSPGGSCFNISWPSNISYAFNSYYQQHDQRAESCDFGGLGLITTVDPSMDHCRFPIEIRVSHSEFHRMCNFLQVILLVTTLLVSLAL